The DNA region CGGGGGAGACCTCGGACATCGTGCGTTCCCCTTTCCGCCTGGGCCCGCCTGGACGCCGACCGGGCCGGGCGATTCTACCGCGCGAGCGACCCCCCGCAACGCGGCGCCGCCACCCCATGTCGGCGCGGCGGGGACAAGGTGTGCTCAGGACGGACCGCCCGGAGGGCACCGCGCGTGAGCGCGCGCAGGCCGCTCGCGGCCGCCTGCGAGGCGGTGTACCGCGCCACCCTGGCGCGCACCGCCGCGGCGCGCCTGGTGACGGAGGCGCTGGCGCGCGAGCCGCTCCCGCCCGGCCCGGTGCGCCTGGCGGCGCTCGGGAAGGCCGCCGCCCCGATGCTGGAGGCGGCGCTCGCCGCGCTCCGCGGGCGCGCCCGCGAGCCGCTCTGCGTGCTGCCCGAGGGCGCCCGGCCCCCGGTCGCGCCGGGCGCCCGCTGCATCGCCGCCGGCCACCCCCGGCCCACCGCCGGCTCGCTCGAGGCGGGGCAGGCGCTCCTCGACTGGGCCGCCGCGGGCGGCGGGGCGCCGGCGCTGGTGCTGCTCTCCGGCGGCGGGAGCGCGCTGGCGGTGGCGCCCGCCGAGGGCCTCGCGCCGGAGGAGAAGGCCGGCGCGATCGCCGCGCTCATGCGCGCCGGGCTCACCATCCAGGCGCTGAACGCGGTGCGCAAGCACCTCTCGCGGCTGAAGGGCGGCCAGCTCGGCGCGCGGCTCGCGCCCGCGGACGTGCGCGTGCTGGTGCTCTCCGACGTCCCCGGCGACGACCTCTCGGTGATCGCGTCCGGCCCGCTCGCGCCGGATCCGAGCACGTTCGGCGAGGCGCTCGCGGCGGTGCACGACGCGGGCGCGGCGCTGCCCGGGCCGGTGCGGGCGCGGCTCGAGGCGGGCGCGCGCGGCGAGCTGCCGGAGACGCCGAAGCCGGGCGACCCGCGCCTCGCCGGCGTGCGCCACCGGCTGCTGGCGGGCCCGGTGGACCTGGCGCGCACCGCCGCGGAGGTGGCGCGCGGGATGGGCATGGAGGCGGCGGTCGATCCCGTCCCGCTCACCGGCGACGTGGTGGCGGTGGCGGCGCGGCTGGCGCTCTGGGCGCGCGAGCGGGCGGGGCGGCCGGGGGCCCGCGGGCCGCGGCTGCTCGCGCTCGGCGGCGAGCCCACCATCCGCATCCCCGCCGCCGCGGCGGCGCCCGAGGGCGGGCGGGCGCAGCACCTGGCGCTCCTCGCCGCCGCCGGCCTGGACGGCCTCCCGGCGGCGCTGCTCGCGGCCGGATCGGACGGGCGCGACGGGCCCACCGGGCAGGCCGGCGCGGTGGTGGACGGCGAGAGCGCGGGCGAGGCGGCGCGCCGCGGGATCGACCTGGCGCGGGCGCTCGCCGAGGCCCGCTCCGGCCCCGCCGCCGTGGCGCTCGGCGCCGCCATCCCGCGCTTCGAGACGGGGACGCACCTCTGCGACCTGGTGCTGGTCGCGGTCGAGTGACGCTGCCGCCCGGCGCGTCCGGTTGGCGCTCGATCTCCCGCCCCCGCCCGCGTATACAGGGGCCGCCATGCGCATCGCCTTCCTCGGCACCCCCGCCTTCGCGGTCGCCGCGCTCGACGCGCTGGACCGCGCCGGTCACGCGCTCGTGGCCGTCGTGGCGCAGCCCGACCGCCCTGCCGGGCGCGGCCAGGCGCTCCGCGAGCCGGCCACCAAGGCCTGGGCCCGCGCGCACGGCGTCGCGGTGCTCCAGCCGGAGAAGGTCCGCGACGGGACGCTCGCCGCCGCCTTGCGCGCGCTCGCGCCGGACGCGCTGGTGGTCGCCGCCTACGGCCGGATCCTCGGCAAGGACCTGCTCACGCTCGCCCCGCACGGCGCCATCAACGTCCACGGCTCGCTGCTCCCGCGCTGGCGCGGCGCCGCGCCCATCCAGTGGGCGGTCGCCGAGGGCGAGCGGGAGACCGGCGTCACCATCATGCAGATGGACGAGGGGCTCGACACCGGCGACATCCTGCTGCAGCGCGCGCTCGAGCTCCGCGAGGACGACACCTCGGAGACGCTCGCGCCCAGGCTGGCGGCGCTCGGCGGCGAGGCGCTCGCGGAGGCGCTCCGCCTGCTCGAGGCCGGCGCGATCGTGCCGGTGCGCCAGGACCCGGCGCAGGCCACCCTGGCGCGCATCCTCGAGAAGGAGGACGGGCGCGTCGCGTGGGAGAGCCCGGCGCGACGCGTCGCCGATCGGCTGCGCGGCTTCACGCCCTGGCCCGGCGCGTTCACGACGCTCGAGGGCCGCACGCTGAAGGTCCTGGAGGCGCGGCCCGCCGCGGACCTCGCGGCGCCCGCGGGCGAGCCCGGCGAGGCGGAGGTGGTCGCCGGCCGCGGGCTCGCGGTCGCGTGCGGCGGCGGGACGGCGCTGCTCGTGACCCGGGTGCAGCTCGAGGGCCGGCCGGCGCAGTCGGCGCTCGACCTCGCGAACGGCCTGCGCAGGAAGCGCTTCCGGCTGGGCACCTGATGGCCGTCCGCACGTCCATCCCGGCCGCGGGCGCCCGCGGCATCGCGTTCGAGGTGCTCCGGCGCGTGGACGAGGGCGGCGCGTACGCGTCGCGCGCGCTCGACGCGGCGCTGGGCGCGGCCGGCGCGCTCGATCCCCGCGAGGCGGGGCTCGCCACCCAGCTGGTCTACGGCACGCTCCGGCGGGCGCTCGCGCTCGACGCCGCGCTGGCGCCGCACTCCCGCCGCCCGCTCGCCGAGCTGGATCCGGCCGCGCGGGTCGCGCTGCGGCTCGGCGCCTACCAGCTGCTCGTGCTCGGCACGCCCGCGCACGCGGCGGTGGGCGAGACGGTGACGCTCGCGAAGGCGGCGGACCACGGCCGCGCCGCCGGGTACGTGAACGCGGTGCTCCGGGCGCTCTCGCGCGCCCCGCGCTTCCCGGACCCGCCCGCGCTCGAGGCGGATCCGGCCGGCCACGTCGCCGCCGCCGAGGCGCTGCCGCGCTGGGTGGCCGAGGAGTGGGTGGCCTGGCTCGGCGCCGGCGAGGCCCTGGCGCTCGCGCGGGCGATGAACGCGCCGGCCCCGCTGTGCGTGCGGACGCCCGATCGCGAGGCGCTGCTGGGGCGGGCCCGCGCCGCCGGGCTCACCGCGGCGCCCGCGGCCCGCGCGCCGGGCGGGGTGGTGCTCACCGGGGCGTCGGTGGCCGAGCTGGCCCACGCGGCCGGGGACGTGCCGTTCCAGGTGCAGGACGAGGCCGCGCAGCTCGTGACGCTCCTCGCGGCGGGCGACCTCGCCGGCCGGCCGGCGCGCGTGCTCGACGCCTGCGCCGCGCCCGGCGGCAAGGCGTTCCACCTGGCCGAGCTGCTCGGGCCCGGGGCCGAGGTGGTCGCCGTCGAGCTCCACCCGCGCAAGGCCGACGAGCTGGCCCGCGAGGCCGCGCGCCGCGGCCTGCCCGCGGTGCGGGTGGTGTGCGCCGACGCGGGGAAGCCCATCCCCGGGCTCGAGCCCGGGAGCTTCGACGCGGTGCTGGTGGACGCGCCCTGCGCCGGCCTCGGCACGCTCCGGCGCCACCCCGAGCTGAAGCTGCGCCGCGCGCCCGGCGACCTGCCGCGCATGGCCGCGCTCCAGCGCCAGATCGCCCTCAACGCCGCCCGGTACGCCCGGCCCGGCGCGCCGGTCGTCTACTCGATCTGCTCGCTCTCGCGCGCCGAGGGGCCGGAGGTGGTCGAGGCGCTCCTCGCCCAGGGCTTCCGCCGCGCCCCGCCGCCCGCCGGCTTCCCGGCCGACGTGCTCGACGCGCAGGGCGATCTGCTCGCCCTCCCCAGCCGCCACGGGACCGACGGCTTCTACGCCGCGCGGCTGGTGCGGGACGCGCCCTCCACCGACTAGGATCCGTCCATGGCCCTCCCCATCCGCATCGCCCCGTCGATCCTCTCCGCCGACTTCGGCCGGCTCGCCGAGGAGGTCCGCGCCGTCGAGGCGGCGGGCGCCGACGTGATCCACGTGGACGTGATGGACGGCCGGTTCGTGCCGAACATCACCATCGGCCCGCTGGTGGTGGAGGCGGTGCGCAAGGTGACGAGGCTCCCGGTGGACGCGCACCTCATGATCGTCGAGCCGGAGAAGTACGTGGAGGCGTTCGCGAAGGCCGGCGCCGACCTCGTCTCGGTGCACGCCGAGGTCTCGCCGCACCTCCACCGCACGCTGCAGGCCATCCGCGCCGCGGGGGCGCGGCCGGCGGTGGCGCTCAACCCGTCCACCGACCTGTCCGCGATCGAGTACGTGCTCGGCGACTGCGAGATGGTGCTCGTCATGACCGTCAACCCGGGCTTCGGCGGCCAGAAGTACATCGAGGCCTGCACCGAGAAGGTCCGCCGCCTGCGCGCCATGGCCGACGCGCGCGGCCTGGCGCTGGAGATCGAGGTGGACGGCGGGGTGAAGCCGGAGACCGCCGGCAAGGTCGCGGCCGCGGGCGCGAACGTGCTCGTCGCCGGCACCGCGGTGTTCGGCGCGCCGGACTACCGCCAGGCCATCTCGTCGCTCCGCGCCGCCGCGGAGCGGGGCCGCGCCTAGTCGTCCTCGAGCGGCTCGACCCGGACGCGCACCACGCCGTCCTCCACCATGCCCAGCTTGCGGGCCGCCGCGTAGGACAGGTCCACCACCCGGCCGCCGGCGAACGGGCCGCGGTCGGTGACCTTCACCACCACGCTCTTGCCGGACTCGAGCGACGTCACCTTGAGCCGCGTGCCGAACGGCGCGGTGCGGTGCGCGCAGGTCATGGCGTGCATGTCGAAGCGGCTGCCGCTGGCGGTCCGCCGCCCGTGGTGCCGCTTGCCGTAGTAGCTCGCGAGGCCGACCTGCTCGCCGGGGCGCGCGGGCGCCTCGGCGGCGCGGGCGGGAGCCTCCTCGCCGCGCCCGGGGCCACCGGCCTCGCGCGCGGGCCCGTGCGCGCAGGCGGCCGCGGCGCAGAGCGCCACCGCCGCCGCGCGGAGCGCGCGCCCGCTCACGCGGTGCGCCTCCGGCGGAAGGTGCGCTGGACCTCCGGGTGATCGGCGATGAGCGTCAGCGCCTCGTCGAGCAGCGTCTTGCCCGGCTCCATCTTGAACCAGGTCGAGGCACCCGACGGGTGCGGCAGCGGGATGACGTCGGTCTTCACGCCGTGGAAGTACGCACGGAGCGTGCGCCCGACCACGGCCGCGATGGGCTCCGTGTGGCCGAGCACCTCCTGGATGGCGAGGCGGCCCACCGGGATCACGAGGCGCGGCCGGAGGATCTCCACCTCCCGCTCGACGAAGCCGCGCCACAGCGCGCACTCGTCGGGCGTGGGCACCCGGTCGCCGCCGCCCGGCGCCTTGCCGGGGAAGCATCGCACCACGGCGGAGATGTAGACGCGCTCGCGGACCAGCTCCTCGCCGGCGCCGGTGGCGCGCTCGAGCCAGCGGAACAGCGTCTTGCCGGCGGTCCACGCGAACGGGCGGCCGAAGCGCGCCTCGTGCGGCCCGGGCGCCTGGCCGATGAGGAAGATGCGGCTCGGCACCGGCGGGCCGTGGATGGGCGGGCCGAAGCCGCGCGGGCGGAACGCCGCGACGTCGCGGAGCACCGCCTCGAGGGCGGTGACGGTCTTCGGGGTGCGCGGCACGGGGTGCCGAGCCTATCCGGCGGGGCGGCCGCGCGCCAACCGCTCCGGGTGCGCAGGCGTGCGTCCGCCTGCTACCCCTCGCGCCAGGGCTCCTCGCGGATGGAGTGGATCCAGCCCTCGCAGCGCGGAACGTTCGCGGGCACGCCCGTGAACCCGCCGTGCCAGGCCGCCGCCGCGCCGGTGGCGGAGAGCACCGCGTCGAGGTGCTCGCCGTCGCCGTCCTCGACGATCTGCGCCGCCTGCTCCATCTCGAACTCGAGCTTGGCGGCGTGGCGCAGGGTCCGGAGGATCTTGGCGCGGGTGGAGGAGCGCGCCACCCCGTCGCGCTCGTCGTCGCGGTAGGTGCACACCCCGCACATCGCGCGCGCCACGTGCCCGGGCCGCACCTCGACCACGAGCGGCTTGCCGGCGGCCGGCGTATCCCAGGGCAGGAAGGCGGCGGTGGCGCGGGCCATGGTGCAGAGGCCGAAGAACGTCTGCCGGAACGCGCGCGCGCTGGTGGGCGTGGCCGGCTCGGCGCGGTAGCAGTCGGTGAAGCGCGGGCGGTCCTTCCCGAGCTCGGCGCGCAGCCGCGCCGCGCCCTCGGAGAAGTCGCCGCCCTGCCCGAGGAAGCGCTCCTCGAGGTTGCGGCCGAGCACCGCCGGGCCGCGGATGGCCTGCCGCAGCAGCCCGAGCTGGCGCAGGTGGGTCTCGGAGAGCGAGAGCGCGAAGTCCACGCCGAGCGTGAGGCGCCCCTCCGCCCAGCGCGCCTCCTCGGCCAGCCAGGCGGCGAAGCGCGCCTGCACGTCGCGGCGGCCCGGCGCGTCGGTGAACGGCCGCCACAGGCGCGTCAGGCGCGCCCGCTCCGGCTCGCACTCGATCTTCGCGGCGAGGATCTGGTTGCCGGCGCCCTCGATCCCGCTCCAGCGCAGGCCGATGACCACGCCGCGCTCCGGCAGCCCGATCCTGGGCGGCGACGCCCTGCCGTAGACGGCACCCGCTGCGGTGGATGGCTCGTTCTCGTTTGGCATGGCGTTCGCTGCGTGTATCGCCCGGTTCCAGGGGGTGTCAACGCTGCGCCGGACCAGGGCCCCGGAATCTCTCGCGGATGCCGCGGGAACGGACTGCGGGTCGCAGCGCCGCGCGGCTGGGCCCCCGTTGGCGAGGGCCCTGCCGGGACGCAGACCGGCGCCTGCCGCCCGGGCGAGCGATCAGGGGGTTCCCTCTCCGGGCAGCCGTGCCCAGAGTACGACCGAACATGGCTTCCCCCGCTCGCATCCTGGTCGTCGAAGACGACCTCGCCATCCGGGAAACGATCGCCGAGCTGTTGCAGGAGGAGGGCTACGCGGTCAGCTGTGCCGCCAACGGCGCGGAGGCGCTGGACCGGCTCGCCGCGGTGGACCAGCCGCCCAACCTGATCGTGCTCGACCTGATGATGCCGATCATGGACGGCTGGGCCTTCCGCTCGGTCCAGCGCGACGACCCGCGCCTCTCGCGGATCCCCGTGCTCGTGCTCTCGGCGGGCCACGGCGGCGACAGCCGCGCCGTCGCGGGACTGGGCGTCGAGGGATTCCTCCCGAAGCCGTTCGACCTGGCGAGCTTCGTGGACGCGGTGCACCGGCTCTGCTGAGCTGCGCGCGCAGGCGCACCGCCGCGCGCGCCCCGAGCAGCGCCGCCAGGATCCCCGCGAACACGTACGGGCGCAGCGCGTCCGCCTTCACGCGCCACATGAAGTGCACCACGCCGAGCGCGGCCACCGCGTAGACCAGCCGGTGCAGCCGCTTCCAGCGCGCGTACCCGAGGCGCCGGACCCAGCGGTCGGTGGACGTCACCGCCAGCGGCACGAGCAGCAGCCACCCGACGAAGCCCACCGCCATGAACTTCCGCTTCAGCACGTCCTTCGCGAGGATCTGCAGGTCGAAGAACTGGTCCACGCCCACGTACCAGCACAGGTGCAGCGTGGCGTACGCGAACGTGAACAGGCCGAGCATGCGCCGCACCCGCACCGGCCAGGCGAGGCCGACGAGGTCGTGCGCCGGCGTGGGCACGAGCGAGAGCGTGAGCAGCGTCAGCGTCCAGAAGCCGAGCCGGTCGAGCACCGCCTCGATGGGGTTCGCGCCCAGCCCGCCGGTGAACGCGTCCCAGGCGATCTTCGCGAGCGGGAGGCAGCAGGCGGCGAACGTGGCCGCCTTCAGGAGGCGCAAGCGGATGCGGGTGCCGGCGCGCGTCACGACGGCTCAGTAGTTCTTGCGCAGGTCGAGCCCCGCGTAGAGCGAGGCGACCTCGGCGGCGTAGCCGTTGAACGGCAGCGTCTTGCGGCGGAAGAACTCGCCGATGCGCCGCTCCCGCGCCTGGCTCCAGCGCGGGTGGTCCACCTCCGGGTTCACGTTCGCGTAGAAGCCGTACTCGTCCGGCGCGGCGTCGTTCCAGGTGGTGTGCGGCCGGTCGGCGAGGAACGTGATGCGCACGATCGACTTCGCGCCCTTGAACCCGTACTTCCACGGCACCACCAGCCGGAGCGGCGCGCCGTTCTGCCCGGGCAGCACGCGCCCGTAGAGCCCCACCGCGAGCAGCGCGAGCGGGTGGGCGGCCTCGTCGATGCGGAGCGACTCCACGTACGGCCACGGCAGCACCGGGCGGCGCTGCCCGGGGAGCTGGTCGCGATCGAGCAGCGTCTGGAACGCCACGTACTTCGCGCGCGAGGTCGGCTCGAGGCGGCGCACCAGGTCGCCGAGCGGGAAGCCCACCCACGGGATCACCATCGACCACGCCTCCACGCAGCGCATCCGGTAGACGCGCTCCTCCAGCGGGAACATGCGCGTGAGCGCGTCCAGGTCGAGCGTCTGCGGCTTCTTCACCTCGCCGGCGACGGTGACGGTCCAGGGCCGGGGCCGGAGCGAGCCGGCGTTGCGCGACGGGTCCTCCTTGGAGGTGCCGAGCTCGTAGAAGTTGTTGTAGCCGGTGACCGAGTCCCAGGGCGTGGGCGTCTCGCCGCCGGCCTGGTCCACCTTGCGCGCCACCTGCAGCGCCGCGCCGGTGGGCTCGCCGGCTCGCGCGCCGCGCGGCAGGAGCAGCCCCACCGCGCCCGCGGCGCCGAGCGCCAGGAACTCCCGCCGCCGCAGGTACAGCGCCTCCGGGGTGGCCTCCCGCTCCGCGGTGTCCGGTCGCCAGCGCGCCATCGCCGTCCTCCCTCTCCGCCGGGGATACGCGCCACCCGGCGGCGGGTTGCATAATGGCCCCGAGATGGCCCTGCTGCGCTGCCACGGCACCCTGGACGAGCTCGCGATGTGGGGCGAGGACCGGCGCCGCCGCGCCCCCGTCCCGTTCCGCGGGGCGGACGCCGCGCCGCTCGACTGCTTCGGCCCGCTGCCGCCGCTCCCGCCGCCGCCCGGCGCGCCCGGCCCGTGGCGCGCCCCCTCGCCGCGGCCGTGCCCCGGCGACCTCGAGATGGCGGCGGTGGCGCGGCCGCCGGAGGGCCCGCGGCGCGGCACCGTGGTGCTCGTCCCGCCGTGGAAGCTCCCGCGGCTCGGCCTCGTCTCGCGCTGGGAGCGCGCGCTCGCCGCCGAGGGGCTCGCGTGCTGGACGCTGGTGCCGCCGCGCCACCTGCACCGCGCCGCGCCCGGCGTGCGGAGCGGCGAGGGGTTCGTCACGCCCGACGTCCCGGCGCTGCGCGCGGCGATGGAGCAGCTCGTGCTCGAGATCCGCGTGCTCCTCGCGCTCGCCCGCGCGCAGGGCGGCGCGGCCGGCGTGTGCGGGCTCTCGCTGGGCGCGCTCGCGGCCGGGCTCGCCGCCACCGCGCCCGAGGCGGCCGACTTCGCCGCGCTGGTGGCGCCGCCCGCAGATCTCGCGGCGGTGTTCGAGGGGACGCGGATCGGGCGGCGCTACCTGGGGCTGGCCCGCCGCGCCGGGGCGCCGCCGCCGCCGCCGGCGGAGCTCGCCGCGATGCTGGCGCCGTTCCGGCCGGACGCGCGCCCGCCCACCGCGCGGCGGGTGCTGGTCGTGACCGGCGAGGCGGATCGGATCGCGCTCCGGCCGGGCGCGGACGCGCTCGCCGCGCGCTGGGGCGCCGCGCGGGCGAGCTTCCCGCGCGGGCACCTCACGCTCATCTTCGGGTGCGCCGCGGCCCGCCGCGCGGTGGCGCGCTTCGCGGCCGCGCGCTGACTACTTCTTCTTCGCCCCGCCCGCCTTGCAGGCGTCGCGCGCGCCCTTCACCTCGTCGAAGAACGCGGCCGGCACCACCCCGCCGCGCACCACCGGCCAGGTCTTCTCCATGGCGGTGCGCCAGGCGGCCGGGTCGCCCTTCTCCACCTGCAGCCCCTGCTTCTGCATGGCCGTCACGGCGTCGGTGTTGAGCCGCTTCACCTCGACGTCCACCTTCTCGCCCAGCTCCCTGGCGATCGCGGCCAGCTTGGCGCGGGTGTCCGCCGGGATCTTCTCCCAGGCGTCCTTGCGCACCAGCGTCGCGCCCATCATCCAGCTCCAGGGCAGGTCCATCATGTGGCTCGCCTTCTCGTGCAGGCGGGCGGTGAGGACGTAGAGCGGCACGTTGGGGATGCAGTCGATCATGCCGGTCTGCAGCGAGGGCACGATGTCGTTGGACGAGAGCACCACCGGCTTCAGCCCGGCCGCGCGGAACGCCTCCACGCTCTTCGGGTCGCCCTCCCAGGCCCAGATCTTCGCGTTCGCCATGTCGGCCGGCGAGCGGTGCGCCGAGGAGCAGAACAGGTGGATGGCGCCGATGCGGCTCCACTGCAGCGCGACGAGCCCGCGCTTCTCCAGCGCCGCCTCGAGCTGCGGCCGCACCTTCGCGAACGCGCACTCCATCTGCGCCTGGTCCTCGAACAGGAACGGGACCGAGAGCGCCTGCGGCTCGGGGATGACGTCGTGCATGCCGACGTTGGAGATGGCGGCGCCCTGGAGCTGGCCGATCCCCATCTTGCGGACCATGTCGCCCTCGCTGCCCTGGGCGCCGCCGGCGTAGATGCGGAGCTTCACCTGCCCGCCGGACGCCTGCTCCCAGCGCTGCGCCATCTCCTTCAGGATCTCGTGCCAGGTGGACCCCTGGGGCGCGAGCGTGCCGAGCTTGATGACGACGTTCTGGGCGCGGGCGGCCGGGGCGAGCGCCGCGAGCAGCGCGGCGAGGAGCAGCTTCTTCACGTGGGACTCCCGGGACTAGAGGAACAGATCGTCTACGTGGTCGAGCAGCGCGCGGGCGCGCCGCTGGGCCAGGATGTTGGCGAGCCGGTACTTCGGCTCGGCGTCCGGATCGGCGCGCACGACCTCCTCGAGGACGCGCGTGAACCCGGCCCGGTCCTGCTGCTGGACGAGGACGCCCTCCGCCCAGGAGACGAGCGGGCCCAGCTTCTTGTTCATCGAGAGGGCGAGCGCCCGGTCGAGGTGCGCCCTGGCCCGCTCCGCCCCGCCGCCCTGGGCGGCGCTGCGGGTGGCGTCGTAGGAGACGAAGAACTCGTGGATGGCGCCGTCGCCCCAGCGCTCGTCCAGCTCGAGCGCCCGCTCCATCATCGCGATCGCCACCGGCAGCTCGGCGACGAGCTGCATGTCGCCCTTGCCGTTCACGATGGCGAGCGTCCAGGCGGAGGCGGTCCAGTACAGCAGCGGGACGTCCTCCTTCCCGGCGCGCCGCAGCGCGGCCGGGACGTCGCGCCCCTCCCGAAGGCGGCGGGAGAGCTTCTCGTGCCGCACCTCCAGCCCCCGCAGGCCGTACTCGCGGGCGCGCAGGAAGAGCTTCCTCGCGCGGAGGCGGCCGGCGCGGGCCGCGTCGATGCGGCCGTCGAGGTCGGCCTGCTCGGCGTCCGCCTGCACGAACGCGTAGCCGTACTGCGTGAAGCTGCTGGTGAGCGCGGTCAGGAGCCCCACGTGCCTGGGGTTCTCCTCGAGGATCCCCTCCATCGTCTTCAGGCCGAACGGGACCGCGTCCCGCACCAGCTCCGGATCGTCGTCCGAGGCGTAGGAGGTGCCGCTCTGCGCGACGGCGTCGGCGGCGAACGACAGCGCGGCGCTCCTGCACCCGGCGAGCGGCGGCAGCGTGACCGCGAGTATGAGGGCGAGGTGGTGGGTACGGTTCACGCGGATGGCCCGGCCGCGGAGGGATCGTGATAAGCGTGGGTACTCATAGATGCCCCTCCGTGAGGGGTCAATCGACTTTCGCGTGACCGCCCCAACCATCTCCAGCCACGGCGACCCGAACGCGCAGGGCACGCGCGTCGAGCGCGGCCTCGTCACGTTCCTGCTCGTGACGATGATCCTGCTGCCGGCCGCCTCCACCGTGTCGCGGCGCCTCCTCGGCCGGGAGCTGCCCGGCTCGGCCGTGCTCGCGCAGCACATCACCCTGTGGGTGGGCTTCCTCGGAGCGATGCTCGCCACCGCGAGCGGCCGCCACCTCGCCCTCTCCACCCTCGACCTGATCCCGGTGGGCTGGCCGCGCACCGCGGCCTGGTTCCTCGGGCAGGCGGTCTCCGCCGCGGTCACGGCGCTGCTCGCCTGGGCGTCGCTCGAGCTGGTCAAGGTCGAGTGGACGGGGTTCGGCCAGGTCGCGCTCGGCATCAAGGTCGCCTGGAGCCAGCTGGTGATGCCGGTGGGCTTCGCGATCATGGCGCTCCGCTTCGCGTGGCGGGCCGGGGCGCCCTGCGAGTCCCTGCGCTGCTGGGCGCTGCGCGT from Anaeromyxobacter dehalogenans 2CP-C includes:
- a CDS encoding TRAP transporter TatT component family protein, coding for MNRTHHLALILAVTLPPLAGCRSAALSFAADAVAQSGTSYASDDDPELVRDAVPFGLKTMEGILEENPRHVGLLTALTSSFTQYGYAFVQADAEQADLDGRIDAARAGRLRARKLFLRAREYGLRGLEVRHEKLSRRLREGRDVPAALRRAGKEDVPLLYWTASAWTLAIVNGKGDMQLVAELPVAIAMMERALELDERWGDGAIHEFFVSYDATRSAAQGGGAERARAHLDRALALSMNKKLGPLVSWAEGVLVQQQDRAGFTRVLEEVVRADPDAEPKYRLANILAQRRARALLDHVDDLFL